A genomic segment from Candidatus Brocadia sinica JPN1 encodes:
- a CDS encoding helix-turn-helix domain-containing protein, with protein MNVKELAQYLKVKESWVYEKKLKKEIPFLKAGRFLLFKKKDIDLWLKNPYAPSLNISKQYQR; from the coding sequence ATGAATGTCAAAGAACTTGCTCAGTATCTTAAAGTAAAGGAATCCTGGGTATACGAAAAGAAACTCAAAAAAGAAATTCCATTCCTAAAAGCCGGTAGATTTCTCCTCTTCAAAAAGAAGGATATTGACCTATGGCTAAAAAATCCTTATGCTCCCAGTCTCAATATTTCTAAACAGTATCAAAGGTGA
- a CDS encoding site-specific integrase, giving the protein MATEETLKSVRKVKQLEENNKRLRYLTIEELQRLLGCCSPHLKPIVLVSVNTGMRKGEILNLKWDQVDLRHNFILLDKTKNGERREIPINSTLKELFASMPRSLESECVFVDKNGKPYGNIKRGFHTALKKAGIRDFHFHDLRHTFASHLVMTGVDLPSVKELLGHKSLTMTLRYAHLSSGHKRKAVEMLDRVLSGSQSEKRVHNLFTFLKDDTQNENRKSLCDMVGASGFEPLIPCV; this is encoded by the coding sequence ATGGCAACGGAAGAAACTTTGAAATCAGTGAGAAAAGTCAAACAACTTGAAGAAAATAATAAACGGCTCAGGTACTTGACCATAGAGGAATTACAACGACTTCTGGGTTGTTGCTCTCCACACTTAAAACCCATCGTCCTCGTATCGGTCAATACAGGAATGCGAAAGGGAGAAATTCTCAATTTAAAATGGGATCAAGTTGATCTCAGGCATAACTTTATCTTGCTTGATAAAACCAAGAATGGAGAGCGCCGGGAAATACCAATTAACAGTACGCTCAAAGAACTGTTTGCCAGTATGCCTAGGAGTCTTGAAAGTGAATGTGTTTTTGTAGATAAGAATGGAAAGCCTTACGGAAATATCAAACGTGGTTTCCATACGGCATTAAAGAAAGCTGGAATTCGAGATTTCCATTTTCACGATCTGAGACATACCTTTGCCTCGCACTTGGTAATGACCGGAGTTGATTTGCCAAGTGTTAAAGAGTTATTAGGACACAAGTCTTTAACCATGACACTTAGGTATGCACACTTATCGTCTGGGCATAAGAGAAAGGCAGTTGAGATGCTGGATAGGGTATTGAGCGGTAGTCAATCAGAAAAAAGAGTTCACAATTTGTTCACATTTTTAAAAGACGACACACAGAACGAAAATCGTAAGTCCTTATGTGACATGGTGGGCGCTAGTGGATTCGAACCACTGATCCCTTGCGTGTGA
- a CDS encoding SemiSWEET family sugar transporter, producing the protein MKIYGGRIMLWSIMGTIAAICTTVGFIPQIIRGIKTRELRDVSPVMLTLLLVGCSLWLVYGVHLKNPIIALANGFTLSFVMAILLLRSLFRRNRAKDSL; encoded by the coding sequence ATGAAAATCTATGGGGGAAGAATTATGCTGTGGTCTATTATGGGAACAATTGCCGCAATTTGTACAACGGTAGGATTTATACCACAAATAATACGTGGCATAAAGACCAGGGAATTGCGTGACGTTTCGCCAGTCATGTTGACCCTTCTCCTGGTAGGATGTAGTTTGTGGCTGGTTTATGGGGTGCATTTAAAAAATCCAATCATTGCACTGGCAAATGGGTTTACCCTTTCGTTTGTCATGGCTATTTTATTATTGCGCAGTTTGTTTAGAAGAAACCGAGCAAAAGATAGTCTATAA
- a CDS encoding DUF456 domain-containing protein, giving the protein MGVWEIILFTVSLIIMLVGMAGIVAPIIPSIPLIWLGAFFYAIFTHFEKITWMVLLVFALLTVFSIVFENLGNVYGAKRFGATKWGLVGSVVGTGAGFYMGGPIGLILGPIVGTIIFEIVGGKGYKGALKSGLGNFVGFLGGSVIKTLTGLAMISIFIWKVFG; this is encoded by the coding sequence ATGGGAGTTTGGGAAATTATTTTATTTACAGTTTCACTCATTATCATGCTCGTGGGGATGGCAGGAATTGTGGCGCCAATAATACCCAGCATACCACTTATCTGGCTTGGGGCATTTTTCTATGCAATATTCACCCATTTTGAGAAGATCACATGGATGGTGCTCCTGGTATTCGCGCTCCTGACTGTTTTTTCCATCGTATTTGAAAATCTTGGAAACGTGTATGGCGCTAAGAGATTTGGCGCCACCAAATGGGGACTCGTAGGCTCGGTAGTGGGCACAGGAGCCGGATTTTATATGGGTGGCCCTATAGGTTTGATATTAGGACCTATCGTCGGCACCATTATCTTTGAAATTGTTGGCGGAAAGGGTTACAAGGGGGCATTAAAGTCTGGACTGGGCAATTTTGTGGGCTTCTTGGGAGGCTCGGTAATAAAAACACTCACTGGTCTGGCCATGATTTCTATTTTTATCTGGAAGGTATTTGGATAA
- a CDS encoding TolC family protein, with product MDSNLKFISLSLQDSIIYALRNNFDIELSKLNSKLSDQDITIEKARFDPTLKLEGNIENDELPINSRLVGGLETTTISPFVDQGKTADAVIQSLIPTGATVSVEYNIFREFVDPNPFRLLNPSYTNYIEAKITQPLLKGGGWFYNRSPIYIARNNKKISLSQFKSKALEVSDSVQEAYWNYVRAMENLKVAKKSLERAEDLLRKNKIQVEVGTLAPVEIIDAESGVASRVETVISAENAIKDREDDLKRIMNLADNEIISDATIIPTDKPFFEPIKVEVKDTIKVAMERRPELTGLQLETENAGMQTKRRKNELYPGLDFTGGVRYTGLGDEVSGANDSTFSEAFQGEFFTLTLEIPLGNRSARSAYNKSKLNERQARINVRKKELDIVVEVREFVRQVMTNIERVNATRKARELAEKRLENEEKKFNVGRTTSLEVLRAQENLALAEFEASRAIIDYEISLGNLEKAKGTILDVYDIKLEEESET from the coding sequence ATGGACTCGAATTTGAAGTTTATTAGTCTGAGCCTCCAAGACAGCATTATTTACGCCTTACGCAATAATTTTGATATAGAGCTATCAAAGTTGAATTCAAAACTCAGTGATCAGGACATCACGATAGAAAAGGCAAGGTTTGATCCTACACTGAAATTAGAAGGTAACATCGAAAATGATGAATTACCTATTAATAGCAGACTAGTTGGTGGTCTGGAAACAACTACAATTAGCCCTTTTGTTGATCAGGGAAAGACTGCCGATGCCGTAATTCAGTCTTTGATTCCCACGGGTGCTACCGTATCAGTAGAATACAATATATTCCGGGAATTTGTAGATCCAAATCCCTTTCGACTTTTAAATCCGTCCTATACAAATTACATCGAGGCAAAGATTACACAGCCGTTGTTGAAGGGCGGCGGTTGGTTTTATAACAGAAGCCCCATCTATATTGCCCGAAATAATAAAAAGATCTCTTTGTCTCAATTCAAAAGCAAGGCATTGGAGGTGTCCGATTCAGTTCAGGAGGCATATTGGAATTATGTAAGGGCAATGGAGAATTTAAAGGTGGCAAAAAAATCCCTGGAACGCGCAGAGGATTTATTGAGGAAGAACAAGATACAGGTAGAAGTTGGCACCCTTGCACCAGTTGAGATTATTGACGCTGAATCTGGTGTAGCATCAAGGGTTGAGACGGTAATTTCTGCAGAAAATGCAATTAAGGATCGAGAGGATGATCTCAAAAGAATTATGAATCTTGCAGATAACGAGATTATCTCCGATGCTACCATTATTCCTACAGATAAACCTTTCTTTGAGCCGATAAAGGTTGAAGTAAAGGATACGATCAAAGTGGCTATGGAAAGACGTCCGGAATTAACCGGGCTACAACTGGAGACTGAAAATGCAGGTATGCAAACAAAGCGCCGAAAGAATGAATTGTATCCGGGATTAGATTTCACGGGAGGTGTGCGTTATACGGGTCTTGGGGATGAAGTATCGGGCGCCAATGACTCTACGTTTTCAGAGGCATTTCAGGGCGAATTTTTTACCCTTACTTTAGAGATCCCTCTCGGGAACAGATCGGCAAGGAGTGCATACAATAAATCCAAGCTCAATGAACGACAGGCGAGGATTAATGTCAGAAAAAAGGAACTGGATATCGTTGTGGAGGTAAGGGAGTTTGTTCGGCAGGTGATGACAAATATTGAGAGGGTCAATGCCACAAGAAAGGCCAGAGAGCTGGCTGAAAAAAGATTGGAAAATGAGGAAAAGAAATTTAACGTAGGCAGGACCACAAGTTTGGAAGTTTTGCGCGCACAGGAAAATCTTGCCCTTGCAGAGTTTGAGGCGTCGAGGGCTATTATTGATTATGAGATATCGTTAGGAAATTTGGAGAAGGCCAAGGGCACGATCCTCGATGTTTACGATATTAAACTGGAAGAAGAATCAGAAACCTGA
- the folE gene encoding GTP cyclohydrolase I FolE: MVDKKKIIESIRLFLEGIGDDPNREGLVETPERVADMCEEIFAGIGQDSHKEIKVLKSEKYDEIVLLKDIPFYSICEHHLLPFSGVAHVAYIPQGNRVTGISKLARVVEIEAKRLQVQERLTTDIAESIMKALRPKGVLAIIEAEHLCMTMRGIKKPGTRVKTSVVRGIFRDNPATRAEALALIKGY; encoded by the coding sequence TTGGTAGACAAAAAAAAGATTATAGAATCCATCCGCTTATTTCTCGAAGGCATCGGTGACGACCCTAATCGTGAAGGGCTTGTAGAAACCCCGGAAAGGGTTGCCGATATGTGTGAAGAGATTTTTGCGGGTATCGGACAAGATTCGCACAAGGAAATCAAGGTGTTAAAATCTGAAAAGTATGATGAAATTGTACTCTTAAAGGATATTCCCTTTTATTCAATCTGCGAGCATCACCTCCTCCCTTTCAGCGGGGTCGCACATGTAGCCTATATTCCCCAAGGAAACCGGGTGACCGGGATTAGTAAACTTGCAAGGGTTGTTGAAATAGAGGCAAAGCGTCTGCAGGTACAGGAAAGACTCACCACAGATATTGCAGAATCAATCATGAAGGCATTACGCCCCAAAGGAGTACTTGCTATCATTGAGGCCGAACATCTCTGTATGACGATGCGGGGTATTAAAAAGCCGGGCACAAGGGTAAAAACCTCTGTAGTGCGTGGTATCTTTCGTGACAACCCTGCTACCCGTGCAGAGGCTTTGGCGTTAATCAAAGGATACTGA
- a CDS encoding DUF3568 family protein, giving the protein MKKGLCFMMPKNLLYIALLGITLFSNYGCVATLLVGGGAGAGTVAYLKGELKSTEEASIGSVWQAAHRAMKDLGFIVTNEEKNNLSAKLIAHGSEDTKIEINLESVSARLTNVKIRVGVFGNESLSRLTLERIKKHL; this is encoded by the coding sequence ATGAAGAAAGGACTTTGCTTTATGATGCCGAAGAATTTGCTGTATATCGCGTTGCTTGGAATCACGTTGTTCTCGAACTACGGATGTGTTGCTACCCTGCTCGTAGGTGGTGGTGCCGGGGCCGGGACGGTCGCTTATTTAAAGGGAGAGCTGAAATCAACAGAAGAAGCATCGATTGGCAGTGTTTGGCAGGCAGCACACAGAGCCATGAAAGATTTGGGATTTATCGTGACAAACGAGGAAAAAAACAACCTTTCGGCAAAACTGATTGCGCATGGGTCAGAAGATACAAAGATTGAGATTAACCTCGAAAGCGTATCGGCAAGATTGACGAACGTAAAAATCCGTGTCGGAGTATTTGGAAACGAATCGCTCTCCCGGCTTACCTTAGAGAGGATAAAGAAGCATCTCTGA
- the mutS gene encoding DNA mismatch repair protein MutS: protein MHIAKSAEAVFRMITETPMMRQYNEIKKQHKDALLFFRMGDFYELFFEDAKLASKVLGITLTARSKGESAVPMAGVPHHAAESYIRRLIKAGQKVAICDQLQDPDEAKGIVDRGVTRIITPGTVTEDTLLEDKSNNYLMAVLEAKDMMGLSWVDLSTGRFEVEDVQKERLFDEFARLNPSELLLPEETAKNNTSFMERIHAECDVMITFRPDWEFAGDTAYRILVEHFGTTSLEGFGCEDVGPALGAAGAVIQYLKETQRTSLKHIMRVQKYRLDNRVLMDKATQQSLELAQTIRTRDREGSLLGVIDQTKTPMGARLLREWVISPLRVSADIKYRQLGVKELFENSALRRELRDILGNIYDIERISTKVSCGRANARDLIGLKQSLSKLPALKEKLGFCITDILASLEQQLDVLEEVRILIGASIVPDPPPTIKEGGLIREGYDASLDELRYVSKNGKSWIANFQAEEIARSGINSLKVGYNKVFGYYIEVTNVHKDNIPQSYIRKQTLKNAERFITPELKDYETKVLTADERARDLEYDLFIQIREKVSVYTARLQRTSEAIAVLDVLATLANLAAENRYIMPEITDDLELKIIDGRHPVLDRRLGGESFVPNDIHLDGAQDKIMVITGPNMAGKSTYIRQVALLVLMGQMGSFIPAKEAVIGTVDRIFTRVGASDELSRGQSTFMVEMNETANILNNATERSLIILDEIGRGTSTFDGISIAWAITEYIYQHIRARTLFATHYHELTELALLFPGIRNFNIAVREWGDEIVFLRKIVDGGTDKSYGIHVARLAGIPKEVIQRARIILNNLETATLDVNGKPKFAPLKTEQEKKQPKQLKLFTSKQDMVTEEIKKLDISRMSPLEALNKLDELKKRLEGE from the coding sequence ATGCACATTGCAAAATCAGCTGAGGCCGTTTTTCGTATGATTACCGAAACACCCATGATGCGTCAATATAACGAGATAAAAAAGCAGCATAAAGACGCCTTGCTTTTTTTTCGTATGGGGGATTTTTATGAATTATTCTTTGAGGACGCAAAGCTTGCCTCAAAGGTATTGGGGATTACCCTTACCGCTCGTTCCAAAGGCGAAAGTGCAGTGCCTATGGCAGGCGTGCCGCACCATGCTGCCGAATCGTATATCCGAAGATTGATCAAGGCAGGACAAAAGGTCGCTATCTGCGATCAATTGCAGGACCCTGATGAGGCTAAGGGGATTGTTGATCGTGGCGTCACCAGGATTATAACCCCCGGAACCGTTACCGAGGATACCTTGCTCGAGGATAAAAGCAATAACTACTTAATGGCGGTATTGGAGGCAAAGGACATGATGGGATTGTCGTGGGTCGATTTATCAACAGGCCGGTTTGAGGTCGAAGATGTTCAGAAGGAAAGACTCTTTGATGAATTTGCAAGACTGAACCCATCGGAATTGTTGTTGCCTGAAGAGACCGCAAAGAATAACACCTCCTTTATGGAGAGAATTCATGCAGAATGTGATGTAATGATTACCTTCAGACCCGATTGGGAATTTGCAGGAGACACTGCTTACCGGATCCTGGTAGAACACTTTGGAACGACATCCCTGGAGGGGTTTGGTTGTGAAGATGTCGGGCCGGCGCTGGGGGCAGCAGGCGCCGTTATCCAGTATCTGAAAGAGACGCAAAGGACATCGCTCAAACATATAATGAGGGTTCAAAAATATCGACTGGATAACAGGGTGCTCATGGATAAGGCCACGCAGCAGAGTCTGGAGCTTGCACAGACAATAAGGACCCGTGATCGGGAGGGCTCGTTGCTGGGCGTGATAGACCAGACAAAGACACCGATGGGCGCCCGGTTGCTCAGGGAATGGGTTATTAGTCCGCTGCGGGTATCTGCCGATATCAAATATCGGCAGCTTGGTGTGAAGGAATTATTTGAAAATTCAGCATTAAGGCGGGAACTCCGTGATATTTTAGGCAATATCTACGATATTGAACGAATTTCGACCAAGGTAAGTTGTGGTCGTGCCAATGCCCGTGATCTTATTGGTTTAAAGCAATCTCTTTCAAAACTACCTGCACTGAAAGAAAAATTAGGATTCTGTATCACGGATATTTTAGCATCCTTAGAACAACAACTAGACGTCCTTGAGGAAGTGCGAATCTTGATTGGCGCCTCGATCGTACCCGATCCTCCTCCCACGATTAAAGAAGGGGGGCTTATCAGGGAGGGTTATGATGCATCTCTTGATGAATTGAGGTACGTGAGTAAGAATGGAAAGAGCTGGATTGCCAATTTTCAGGCAGAAGAAATTGCACGGAGTGGAATTAATTCCCTCAAAGTAGGCTATAACAAGGTGTTTGGATATTATATCGAGGTCACCAACGTCCACAAGGATAATATTCCGCAGTCCTATATCCGAAAGCAGACCCTCAAGAATGCAGAACGTTTTATTACACCAGAACTCAAGGATTACGAGACAAAGGTGCTGACGGCCGATGAGCGTGCAAGGGATTTGGAATACGATCTCTTTATCCAGATCCGTGAAAAGGTCAGTGTCTACACGGCGCGGCTCCAACGGACATCCGAGGCAATTGCAGTGCTCGACGTGTTGGCAACCCTTGCGAATCTTGCAGCGGAAAATCGATATATCATGCCGGAGATTACGGACGATTTGGAATTAAAAATAATTGATGGGCGTCATCCCGTTCTGGATCGAAGGCTTGGGGGTGAAAGCTTCGTTCCCAATGATATTCATTTAGATGGAGCTCAGGATAAAATTATGGTAATTACCGGGCCAAACATGGCCGGGAAAAGTACGTATATCCGTCAGGTGGCGCTCCTCGTGCTTATGGGACAGATGGGAAGTTTTATCCCTGCAAAAGAAGCGGTTATTGGAACGGTAGACAGGATCTTCACACGGGTGGGAGCATCGGACGAACTTTCACGGGGACAAAGCACTTTTATGGTAGAGATGAATGAGACGGCGAATATCCTCAATAACGCCACGGAACGCAGCCTGATTATATTAGACGAGATTGGACGAGGCACGAGCACCTTTGACGGCATTAGCATTGCATGGGCGATTACAGAATATATCTACCAGCATATCCGTGCCCGAACGCTTTTTGCCACCCACTATCATGAACTCACTGAATTAGCCTTACTCTTTCCGGGAATCAGGAATTTTAATATCGCTGTCAGGGAATGGGGAGACGAGATTGTTTTTTTGAGAAAAATTGTGGACGGCGGAACAGATAAAAGCTACGGGATACACGTTGCGCGTCTTGCAGGAATCCCGAAGGAAGTTATCCAGCGGGCACGTATTATTCTCAATAATCTTGAAACTGCGACACTGGATGTAAACGGTAAACCAAAATTTGCGCCGCTGAAAACAGAGCAAGAGAAAAAACAGCCGAAACAGTTAAAACTCTTTACATCAAAACAGGACATGGTAACCGAAGAGATTAAGAAACTCGATATATCCAGGATGTCACCCCTCGAAGCACTTAACAAGCTTGATGAATTAAAGAAGAGATTAGAGGGTGAATAA
- a CDS encoding GIY-YIG nuclease family protein has product MDFVSNTGVYCLIIKLTQRRHIKIGCLGAFHFSAGFYVYVGSAQSNLERRIERHLRQKKKIHWHIDYLLRYGQLVSVYTYAGEKDKECILSHKIGNIKNAVVPAKGFGSSDCPCTSHLYFFPDDPDSEISALKIKMKLSKCTLQNQLRPFFV; this is encoded by the coding sequence ATGGATTTTGTTTCAAATACGGGTGTATATTGTCTCATCATTAAACTGACTCAAAGGCGCCATATAAAGATCGGGTGTCTGGGCGCCTTTCATTTTTCAGCAGGTTTTTACGTCTATGTCGGGAGTGCTCAGAGCAACCTGGAACGCCGGATTGAAAGGCACTTGCGGCAAAAAAAGAAGATACACTGGCATATTGATTATTTGCTCCGTTACGGGCAGCTCGTTTCTGTCTATACCTATGCAGGCGAAAAAGATAAAGAGTGCATACTGAGTCACAAAATCGGAAATATAAAAAATGCTGTAGTTCCCGCGAAAGGATTTGGTTCATCTGACTGCCCATGCACTTCACATCTGTATTTTTTCCCGGATGATCCGGATTCTGAGATATCCGCGCTTAAGATCAAAATGAAATTATCAAAATGCACATTGCAAAATCAGCTGAGGCCGTTTTTCGTATGA
- a CDS encoding glycine cleavage system protein H, giving the protein MIPEHLKYTPTHEWFFCDNKSITVGLTKFILDELEDLLFLDLPKVGDEILSGISFGEIESFEKLIDITSPMAGEVIAVNERLYENLITLNNDPYKHGWLIKFVTTETHILNELLNAKEYATHISKLRPIVTPVKQRKRHAKITKGKRRK; this is encoded by the coding sequence ATGATTCCTGAACATTTGAAATATACGCCAACTCATGAATGGTTTTTCTGCGATAATAAATCAATCACCGTTGGCCTTACAAAATTTATTCTTGACGAGCTTGAGGACCTCTTGTTCCTGGACCTCCCAAAGGTAGGAGACGAAATACTGTCCGGCATCTCTTTTGGAGAAATAGAGTCATTCGAAAAGCTGATTGATATCACATCACCCATGGCTGGCGAGGTTATAGCAGTAAATGAACGCCTTTACGAAAATCTAATCACTCTGAACAATGACCCTTACAAACACGGTTGGTTAATAAAGTTCGTAACAACTGAAACTCATATCCTCAATGAATTATTGAATGCTAAGGAGTATGCAACACACATAAGTAAACTACGGCCCATCGTCACCCCGGTAAAACAGCGAAAACGACATGCCAAAATTACTAAAGGAAAGAGAAGGAAATAG
- a CDS encoding DUF1611 domain-containing protein, which translates to MTNRRLVILTEGRLDVFSAKTAVSVIRYRKEDVVALIDRVNAGKDIESIIGIGKGIPIVSTIAETLHLKPTALLIGIAPPGGMLPAEWRKHITDALINKLHIISGLHCHLDDDPEFCKLAHDHQREIWDVRKPPEDIPLGSGKAKETKTLRILTVGSDCNIGKMVTSIEIANAAKKRGFNACFVATGQTGIMIDGSGIAVDHVISDFISGAAEKLVIDRSHYHLLSIEGQGTIVHPAYSGVTLGLLHGAAPQGLILCHQPTRKTLRHFANFPILPLPYLIDLYEKLAQPVHPCKVIGISLNCFGMTDHDALQEIQKVEKETKLPATDPIKFGVNKFIDGIRPLLP; encoded by the coding sequence ATGACTAACCGCAGACTCGTTATTTTAACCGAAGGAAGACTTGACGTCTTTAGTGCAAAAACTGCCGTCAGCGTTATCCGCTATCGTAAGGAAGACGTGGTTGCGCTCATAGACCGGGTGAATGCCGGGAAAGATATCGAATCAATTATCGGCATTGGAAAAGGAATTCCTATTGTCAGTACTATTGCGGAGACATTACATCTGAAACCCACAGCGCTCCTTATCGGCATTGCGCCTCCGGGTGGCATGCTGCCAGCCGAATGGCGTAAGCATATTACGGATGCCTTAATAAACAAGCTTCACATAATCAGCGGCCTCCATTGTCATCTAGACGACGACCCTGAATTTTGTAAACTGGCACACGACCACCAGCGGGAAATCTGGGACGTCCGTAAGCCCCCTGAAGATATTCCTCTTGGCTCGGGAAAGGCAAAAGAGACAAAGACATTACGTATCCTTACGGTGGGCTCGGACTGTAATATAGGCAAGATGGTGACTTCTATTGAAATCGCAAATGCCGCGAAGAAACGGGGTTTTAACGCCTGCTTTGTCGCCACAGGACAGACTGGAATTATGATCGATGGCAGTGGAATCGCCGTGGATCATGTCATTTCTGATTTTATCTCCGGTGCGGCAGAGAAACTCGTAATCGACCGCTCTCATTACCATCTCTTAAGCATCGAGGGACAGGGCACCATTGTACATCCGGCATATTCAGGCGTTACCCTTGGACTCTTGCATGGCGCCGCCCCGCAGGGTCTTATTCTATGCCATCAGCCAACCCGGAAGACACTCCGTCATTTCGCTAATTTTCCTATTTTACCACTTCCCTATCTTATTGACCTCTATGAGAAACTGGCACAGCCCGTGCATCCCTGTAAGGTAATTGGTATCTCACTCAACTGCTTTGGCATGACTGATCATGACGCCTTACAGGAGATACAAAAGGTAGAGAAAGAAACGAAACTCCCCGCCACAGATCCCATTAAGTTTGGCGTGAACAAATTTATCGATGGCATCCGTCCGCTCTTACCATGA
- a CDS encoding dipeptide epimerase — translation MKLKHIFQIARETRTVQNNVVALLKDEDGIIGYGEAAPTRFFGEDVMSVMRTLVQSLDLLKDADPFQIEDITLYLKNKFPPDAAARAAIDIALHDMIGKKLKIPLYKFLGLRRHEGKETSFTIGIDTMEKMCKKVEEAKDFPILKIKMGFQDDIKVLKELRKITKAIFRVDANTGWTPDEAIQKLNLMEELGVELVEQPFPVGSIEPLKKVRRHTKIPIFVDEDVKDSKDIPAFSDAADGINIKLMKCGGIREAIRMIYTARALNLKIMIGCNIESSVSITAAAHLMSLVDYIDLDGNLLVINDPYIGVIVDKGKLTLPAGNGLGVEARDSIPLPSLQGGTDKLVCPC, via the coding sequence TTGAAACTGAAGCACATCTTCCAGATTGCCAGAGAAACCCGTACTGTTCAAAACAATGTTGTAGCCCTGTTAAAAGACGAAGACGGAATTATCGGATACGGAGAAGCTGCGCCCACCCGCTTTTTTGGAGAAGATGTAATGAGCGTTATGAGGACACTTGTTCAGTCTCTCGACTTGCTCAAAGACGCCGACCCCTTCCAGATAGAAGACATTACCCTCTATCTCAAAAACAAATTTCCCCCTGATGCAGCCGCACGCGCGGCAATTGACATTGCCCTTCATGATATGATTGGCAAAAAACTGAAAATACCACTCTATAAGTTTTTAGGCTTACGTAGGCATGAAGGAAAGGAGACATCATTCACCATCGGAATTGACACCATGGAAAAGATGTGCAAAAAGGTGGAGGAGGCAAAGGATTTTCCTATACTCAAAATAAAGATGGGGTTTCAGGATGACATTAAGGTATTGAAAGAACTACGCAAAATCACAAAGGCCATTTTCCGAGTTGATGCCAATACAGGCTGGACACCAGACGAGGCAATACAGAAGCTGAACCTCATGGAAGAGCTTGGAGTTGAACTCGTAGAACAGCCATTTCCGGTCGGCAGCATTGAACCGCTGAAGAAGGTCAGACGCCACACAAAAATCCCTATCTTTGTTGACGAAGATGTAAAAGATTCAAAAGACATACCTGCATTTTCAGATGCAGCGGACGGGATCAATATCAAACTGATGAAATGTGGTGGAATTCGTGAGGCCATCCGGATGATTTACACAGCCCGGGCGCTTAATCTTAAGATAATGATCGGCTGCAATATCGAAAGTTCGGTATCGATCACAGCGGCTGCCCACCTGATGTCATTGGTTGACTATATCGATCTTGACGGAAATCTGCTTGTTATAAATGACCCTTACATTGGGGTAATAGTTGATAAGGGAAAACTAACATTACCAGCGGGAAACGGATTAGGAGTAGAGGCACGTGACAGTATACCTTTACCGTCTCTGCAGGGTGGCACGGACAAACTTGTTTGTCCGTGTTAA